From a region of the Dyella jiangningensis genome:
- a CDS encoding phosphatase PAP2 family protein codes for MNDPVEWIATHALALWAALLLLACLAGDIAWQWNRRQRETALRLGHEPTMIRARTVVTLSIAALLLFAALALALGMEAGLSRFDTALAEDLRARMQPSTLSVVAFVSHFGDLGSVATATVLVLAVLLLRRQPQLATCWAIAMAGIVPLNSGLKALFQRPRPLHSHGFIVEHGWSFPSGHAFGAIVFYGMLAYVLLRLSAHRWHRLVVALAVAMVTVIGLSRIVLQVHYFSDVMAGYASGLVWLVLCIAGTEAWRRRHPAL; via the coding sequence ATGAACGACCCGGTGGAATGGATCGCCACGCATGCCCTCGCGCTCTGGGCAGCCCTGCTGTTGCTCGCCTGCCTCGCAGGCGATATCGCATGGCAGTGGAACCGGCGCCAGCGCGAAACGGCACTGCGCCTGGGCCATGAGCCCACGATGATACGGGCGCGCACGGTGGTGACGCTGTCGATCGCGGCCCTGCTGCTCTTCGCGGCCTTGGCGCTCGCGTTGGGCATGGAGGCCGGACTATCCCGCTTCGATACGGCGCTTGCCGAGGATCTGCGCGCACGCATGCAGCCTTCCACGCTGAGCGTCGTGGCCTTCGTCTCGCACTTCGGCGACCTGGGTTCGGTCGCGACCGCCACCGTGCTGGTCCTGGCGGTACTGCTGCTGCGTCGCCAACCGCAGCTGGCCACCTGCTGGGCGATCGCCATGGCCGGCATCGTGCCGCTCAACAGCGGATTGAAGGCCCTGTTCCAACGGCCACGCCCATTGCACAGCCACGGCTTCATCGTCGAACACGGCTGGAGCTTTCCCAGCGGCCACGCGTTCGGCGCGATCGTGTTCTACGGCATGCTGGCATACGTGTTGCTGCGCCTGTCCGCGCACCGCTGGCATCGACTCGTCGTTGCCCTGGCGGTGGCCATGGTCACGGTCATCGGACTGAGCCGCATCGTGTTGCAGGTGCATTACTTCAGCGACGTGATGGCCGGTTACGCGAGCGGACTGGTGTGGCTGGTACTGTGCATCGCCGGCACCGAAGCCTGGAGACGCCGTCACCCCGCGTTGTAG
- a CDS encoding Ivy family c-type lysozyme inhibitor, whose amino-acid sequence MTMAACSTQRDQAADPVREAVAPPVPTLDKSGTLYFYGLLQRPDFSLAFAAMSGTSQLPAWTRHDQRSTPAQRVEVAGRERWLAVACKPHDCPTERIMVLYDAQAHEMTGLFARRKVDASDLTSNAPTNDELTWLGVPDDETRRFLHERMYSAK is encoded by the coding sequence ATGACGATGGCCGCCTGTTCGACGCAACGCGATCAGGCGGCGGACCCCGTGCGGGAAGCCGTCGCCCCGCCTGTTCCTACCCTGGACAAGAGCGGCACGCTCTATTTCTACGGGCTTTTGCAACGGCCGGATTTCTCGCTGGCATTTGCGGCCATGTCGGGCACGAGCCAGTTGCCTGCCTGGACGCGGCACGACCAGCGATCCACGCCGGCACAGAGGGTGGAGGTGGCCGGTCGCGAACGATGGCTGGCCGTGGCATGCAAGCCGCACGACTGTCCTACCGAGCGCATCATGGTGCTGTACGACGCGCAGGCCCACGAGATGACGGGACTGTTCGCGCGGCGCAAGGTGGACGCCTCGGATCTCACCAGCAACGCCCCGACCAACGACGAGCTGACCTGGCTTGGCGTGCCGGACGACGAGACCAGGCGATTCCTGCACGAGCGTATGTACTCGGCTAAATAG
- a CDS encoding thiamine pyrophosphate-dependent enzyme, translated as MTAIPYSLTARHKGFNRAEIVDQNFTEFVQLWHGEVQAPHGDHSPVLPGSSLDAKGFRELLESQLISRHLDLMARVLRVQNKVFYTIGSSGHEGNAMVARLTRHTDPAFLHYRSGGFMAERFRKLPGMDPVMDSALSFAASMEDPASGGRHKVWGSKPLWVLPQTSTIASHLPKALGTAVAIEQARRIGHKLPIPEDSITVCSFGDASSNHATAQTAFNAAAWTAYQKLPAPVLYVCEDNGIGISVKTPSGWVANNFRHRADLDYFFADGLDLANGYAQVQEAVEHCRTTRRPTFLHLRTTRVMGHAGTDFEIEWRSVEELFAVEASDPLLRSAEIALSSGLYNKESLLALYEATRKRCFEAAEDADRRPRLTTLEQVMKPLAPYTPDAVKAEAERTDYQHRRVAAFGGEDKLPEKQAPRHLAIQIGQALHDIMAKYPESLLFGEDVAQKGGVYTVTKGLHKTFKGSRVFNTLLDETIILGLAQGYANMGMLPLPEIQYLAYFHNACDQIRGEAASLQFFSNDQYRNPMVMRVASLGYQKGFGGHFHNDNSIAALRDIPGLVVGSPSRGDDAATMLRTMTALAKVDGRVCAYLEPIALYMTKDLYEAGDGQWQFAYPEPGEAMTLGEGRVYDGDANDLVIFTFGNGVPMSLRAAKTITQELGWSVRVVDLRWLAPLNNAFIAEQAESAKRIIVLDEGRRSAGVGEGIITAIVEGGHGATPLQRVVGADTYTPLAGAALLVLPGEADIVAAARKLT; from the coding sequence AACCGCGCTGAAATCGTCGACCAGAACTTCACCGAGTTCGTGCAGCTCTGGCATGGCGAGGTGCAGGCGCCCCACGGTGACCATTCGCCCGTGCTTCCCGGCAGTTCGCTCGACGCGAAGGGCTTTCGCGAGCTGCTCGAATCGCAGCTGATCAGCCGGCACCTCGACCTGATGGCGCGCGTGTTGCGTGTGCAGAACAAGGTGTTCTACACCATCGGTTCCAGCGGCCATGAAGGCAACGCGATGGTGGCGCGTCTCACGCGTCATACCGATCCCGCGTTCCTGCATTACCGCTCCGGCGGCTTCATGGCCGAGCGTTTCCGCAAGCTGCCCGGCATGGATCCGGTGATGGATTCGGCGCTGTCGTTCGCCGCCAGCATGGAAGATCCCGCCTCGGGCGGTCGCCACAAGGTGTGGGGCAGCAAGCCGTTGTGGGTGTTGCCGCAGACGTCGACCATCGCCTCGCACTTGCCCAAGGCATTGGGCACGGCCGTTGCCATCGAGCAGGCACGGCGCATCGGCCACAAGCTGCCGATTCCCGAGGACAGCATCACCGTCTGCTCGTTCGGCGATGCCTCGTCGAACCACGCCACGGCGCAGACTGCTTTCAACGCCGCGGCCTGGACGGCGTACCAGAAGCTGCCGGCGCCCGTGCTCTACGTGTGCGAGGACAACGGTATCGGCATCTCCGTGAAGACGCCGAGCGGATGGGTGGCGAATAATTTCCGCCATCGCGCGGACCTCGATTATTTCTTTGCCGACGGCCTCGATCTTGCGAACGGTTATGCGCAAGTGCAGGAGGCGGTGGAGCACTGCCGCACCACGCGCCGTCCGACCTTCCTGCATCTGCGCACCACGCGTGTCATGGGCCATGCCGGTACCGATTTCGAAATCGAGTGGCGCAGCGTGGAGGAACTGTTTGCGGTGGAGGCCAGCGATCCGCTGCTGCGTTCCGCCGAAATCGCCTTGTCCTCCGGCCTGTACAACAAGGAATCGCTGCTCGCGCTGTACGAAGCCACGCGCAAGCGTTGCTTCGAGGCGGCCGAAGATGCCGATCGGCGCCCGCGCCTGACCACGCTCGAGCAGGTCATGAAGCCACTGGCGCCGTATACGCCGGATGCGGTGAAGGCTGAAGCCGAGCGCACGGATTACCAGCACCGTCGCGTCGCTGCGTTCGGCGGCGAAGACAAGCTTCCCGAGAAGCAGGCGCCGCGTCATCTGGCCATCCAGATCGGCCAGGCGTTGCACGACATCATGGCGAAGTATCCCGAGTCGCTGCTGTTCGGCGAGGACGTCGCGCAGAAGGGCGGCGTGTATACCGTCACCAAGGGCCTGCACAAGACGTTCAAGGGCAGCCGCGTGTTCAACACGCTGCTGGACGAGACGATCATCCTGGGCCTCGCGCAGGGCTACGCGAACATGGGCATGCTGCCCCTGCCGGAAATCCAGTACCTCGCGTATTTCCACAACGCCTGCGACCAGATTCGCGGCGAAGCGGCTTCGCTGCAGTTCTTCTCCAACGACCAGTACCGCAACCCGATGGTGATGCGCGTGGCGAGCCTGGGTTATCAGAAGGGTTTCGGCGGCCATTTCCACAACGACAATTCGATCGCCGCGTTGCGCGATATTCCCGGCCTCGTGGTCGGTTCGCCGAGCCGTGGCGACGACGCCGCCACCATGCTGCGCACGATGACGGCATTGGCGAAGGTCGATGGCCGCGTCTGCGCGTATCTCGAACCCATTGCGCTGTACATGACCAAGGATCTGTACGAAGCCGGCGATGGCCAGTGGCAGTTCGCGTATCCCGAGCCCGGCGAAGCGATGACCTTGGGCGAAGGTCGTGTGTATGACGGCGACGCCAACGACCTGGTGATTTTCACTTTCGGCAATGGCGTGCCGATGTCGTTGCGTGCGGCGAAGACGATCACGCAAGAGCTCGGTTGGAGCGTGCGCGTGGTCGACTTGCGTTGGCTCGCTCCTCTCAACAACGCCTTCATCGCGGAACAGGCAGAATCGGCGAAACGCATCATTGTGCTGGATGAAGGTCGGCGCAGTGCGGGTGTAGGCGAAGGCATCATCACCGCCATCGTGGAAGGCGGCCATGGCGCCACGCCGCTGCAGCGAGTGGTGGGTGCGGATACCTACACACCGCTTGCGGGTGCCGCACTGCTGGTGCTGCCGGGCGAGGCGGATATCGTCGCCGCCGCTCGCAAGCTGACCTGA